GAAGGTGTTTCCGGCCCGCCTGTACGGCAATAAAGAGAAAACCGGCGCCCAGATTGAAGTGTTCCTGCTGCGCGAGCTGAATAAGGAAGTACACCTGTGGGACGTGCTCGTAGACCCGGCCCGCAAAATCCGGGTCGGCAACAAGCTGTACTTCGGCGAGTCGGACATGGTGGCCGAGGTTATTGACAACACCACTTCCCGCGGCCGCACCATCAAGTTTCTGTTCGACGGCACCGACGAGGAATTCTACAAAGCCCTGCACGACCTGGGCGAGACGCCCATCCCGAAGGAGTTCATTCCGCGCGACACTGAGGCCGCCGACAAAGAGCGGTACCAGACCATCTACGCCAAGCACACCGGCGCCGTGGCAGCTCCGTCGGCGGGCCTGCACTTCACCCGTGAGGTGCTGAAGCGCCTGGAAATCAAAGGGGTGGACGTGGTGCCGGTGACTCTGCACGTGGGCCTGGGCACATTCCGGCCCGTAGACGTGGAGGACCTGACCAAGCACAAGATGGACTCGGAGAACTTCATCGTGCCGGCCGAGTCGGCGGCGGTGGTGAACCGGGCCCTGGATGCCAAGAAGCGGGTGTGTGCCGTGGGTACCACCTCCATGCGAGCCATGGAGTCGTCGGTGTCGGCCAACTCGCGCCTGAAGCCGACCGAGGGCTGGACCGACAAGTTCATCTTCCCGCCCCACGACTTCAAGATTGCCAACACGCTGCTCACCAACTTCCACACCCCGGAAAGCACGCTGATGATGATGGCCGCCGCCTTTGCCGGCTACGACTTCCTCATCGAAGCCTACCAAACCGCCATCAAGGAGAAGTACAAGTTCTTCAGCTACGGTGACGCCATGTTGATTTTATAGAGGTGAGAAGTTAGAAGTGAGAGGTGAGACATGAGAGGGTAGACCTTCGTCACTTCCAGAAACTTCACGAACCGCTTACGCCCGGCTACCTTTGGTG
This region of Hymenobacter sp. YIM 151500-1 genomic DNA includes:
- the queA gene encoding tRNA preQ1(34) S-adenosylmethionine ribosyltransferase-isomerase QueA, which translates into the protein MKLSEFKFDLPESLLAQHPAKNRDESRLMVLHRDSGKIEHRVFKDIIEYFGDGDVMVVNDTKVFPARLYGNKEKTGAQIEVFLLRELNKEVHLWDVLVDPARKIRVGNKLYFGESDMVAEVIDNTTSRGRTIKFLFDGTDEEFYKALHDLGETPIPKEFIPRDTEAADKERYQTIYAKHTGAVAAPSAGLHFTREVLKRLEIKGVDVVPVTLHVGLGTFRPVDVEDLTKHKMDSENFIVPAESAAVVNRALDAKKRVCAVGTTSMRAMESSVSANSRLKPTEGWTDKFIFPPHDFKIANTLLTNFHTPESTLMMMAAAFAGYDFLIEAYQTAIKEKYKFFSYGDAMLIL